Within Chloroflexota bacterium, the genomic segment GGGCGGGATCGTGACCAGCGGCCTGGCCATCTACGACACGATGCAGTACCTCAAGGCGCCGGTCAGCACCATCTGCATCGGTCAGGCGGCCAGCATGGGAGCCGTGCTCCTGGCAGCCGGGACCAAGGGCAAGCGCTACGCGCTGCCGAACTCGCGAGTCATGATCCACCAGGGGTCGGGCGGCTTCCGTGGCAACACGCCGGACATCGAGATCCAGTTCCGCGAAGTGCTGCACCTGACGGACCGGTTGATGCGGATCCTGGCCGAGCACACGGGCCAGGAATTCGAGAAGGTGAAGAAAGACGCGGATCGCGACTACTTTATGAGCTCCGAGGAAGCCAAGGCCTATGGCGTCATCGACGCGGTCTTCGAGCCCACCGGCGAGTCGCTGATCAGCATGAAGCAGGCGGCCGGCGGGACGGTGCCAACGGCCAAGGAAACTGCCGCCAAGGAAGCCGCCGCCCCGGACGCCAAGACCAAGAAATAGGTCGGGCTAGGGTTCTGTGGCCCAGGACCCCTGGCCGATACCGGAGCGTGGATAAGGCCGTGCTATCCTCGCCCGGCGATGACCACCAAGACCAAGGCTCCCTACCGCTGCTCGTTCTGCGGGAAGAGCCAGGAACAGGTCCGCAAGCTCATTGCGGGGCAGGGCGTCTACATCTGCGATGAGTGCATCAACCTGTGCCAGGAGATCATCGACGAGGAGATGGCCGAGGCGCCACGCGCCAGCCGGACCCCGCCGGCACCACTCCCCAGCCCACGCAAGATCAAGGAAGCCCTGGACCAGTACGTCATCAGCCAGGACGCCGCCAAGAAGGTCCTCTCGGTGGCGGTCTACAACCACTACAAGCGCGTCAATGCCGGCTCGGCGGTGGACGACGTGGAGCTCGGCAAGAGCAACGTGTTGCTGGTCGGCCCGACCGGGTCGGGCAAGACCCTCCTGGCCCAGACCCTGGCCCGCGTCCTGGACGTCCCGTTCTGCATCGCGGACGCCACCAGT encodes:
- the clpP gene encoding ATP-dependent Clp endopeptidase proteolytic subunit ClpP, coding for MLIPMVIESSARGERAFDIYSRLLKERIIFLGEPIEDHVANLVIAQLLFLESEDQAKDIMLYINSPGGIVTSGLAIYDTMQYLKAPVSTICIGQAASMGAVLLAAGTKGKRYALPNSRVMIHQGSGGFRGNTPDIEIQFREVLHLTDRLMRILAEHTGQEFEKVKKDADRDYFMSSEEAKAYGVIDAVFEPTGESLISMKQAAGGTVPTAKETAAKEAAAPDAKTKK